The sequence aaatattttacgAACTAACAAAGTATAATTTAAGTTAGAAAAGTTCATATAACTCAAATTAGTACATGCCAAAaggtaatataaattaaaaacaaccgttattattattattattattattattattattatttactttctGAGGCTTTTTGGAACATTTTTTGATCTTTTTGTGGTTCCTAAAAAActatatctgcatctaaaaattttagaaaataaagaggtGAACATTTTtacattgctcagtagggtgtTTTATACCCAAATGAGCTAGAAATTCTAAGTCAATAAAACACAATTATATGTCAAACTATAATATTACatttacattattaaatgaAACATCAACCatacaaatttaaattgatcaaaattatcactttttttattcaatcatatGTCTAGCATATCAACAattctaaatttacaaaataaattagtcATTTTAGTCTcgaataatatattcaaacatacaattgataaataatacaaatcctTCTTTCAAATGTAATCATGATGCAAATGCTTATACGTAATCAAACAATGCGCTGTTGTTCTCGGGCCTTCACCAAAGAATACGCATTtgtacccaaatacactccctaTTCGAAGCTTTTTCGGGGTAAACTTTTAGATCTTTCACCTTAGGGATTTCATCTCCTTTTTAATTCGCTCTTTCTAGGGTCCttccatttctcattttttttttcttttcatttttgccaTTTTTGGGGTCTTTTCATTCTCGTTTCCATTTCACACAaccatttcttcaattttttttttctttcgcaCACTcatgatgcatatgaaatgcaatAAACTCACATGTTATCATCCACAATTTCCCaagatataattttatttactccAAACATGCtcaataatttccaataatcaacacaaccatttttctttagttaaatCACCACAAAcctctaaaataataataataataataataaattaatcataatagtAACCATATTCCAAATAGCATAAAGAACAATCCAAAAAGCatgttgtggaccccgcatttgcTCGATGTGTTCCCATTAGATGGCGAAaacttgcttttttattttgtttggtgaaaatttgatttttagaaaaagacttggagttgccacttaatttttttttatttttaaagagaaaaacaaaataagaaagaaaaaccctaagtgtgacttctgAAGGAAAAAacgggtctgtgaaaaaccaagtctaggtccgggggtcaggttacttattgggaaggtatggtggtgagccgtagcacccttctaagcctGCATACatacgacctctactaaacaaattgaGGAcattgtggcaattaattaattaattatggatactaagaaaaataatcaatatacaagtcatggtgaaaattaatatgcacaaaaacaatgatgaaatctaattacaaaatacacaaaataaataataagtggattatgcaaaataatttattgaattaaataaataaaagatatttaaaaaaatttttaaacaaatttcaaaggattctattaaaaatgattttgaattagtgatttccatttatttacttataaaaaaaatcaatttattctcttaatttcagttgtattcaatttttaaaaaaaaaactatttacacttattgtatcaaaagaatttattacaaaatttcaatttgggcacaaaaattatttttacttgcttttactagaaaataatgagtttttacaattttatttacaaaaatatttagattcattttcatttaaaagagtgattttttataaattatttaaaatgacacaactttatttgcaaaagaaattttaattaaaaggaaaaacaaagatttaaattctctatttctaaaaaacacttttaatcttgttttaattaaggaaaaaaaaaagaattcgtttaaaaaaaatatttttagacaattttactaaaaattaatttttgggacagctttatttacaaaacaatttttggacaatttttattaaacaaagaagtTTTTTTGAACAGtgtcattaaaaacaatttttttggatttttctaaatgcatttttctgaattttcataaaaaaaaaaaactttcttttattaaaaatgatattttgaaattagtattttattagaacatatttactgaattcttcctcccatttaaacaaaatttctaatttgttcgatgttcaattttgtacacactcaataaatataaacgaacaaatatttacaagagttaattaaaataaaaccaaataaaagtggtaAACAAAATATGTACCCAAACAAACTTACAACAAGCTCCACGTGTCATCAATTCATACTCAACCAACCAGATTGCAGAATGAGTCAATGCAAAAGCAAAAACAACgcaaatgtaaatatctagatatgtataaaatcccaaacaaatattcaaacccaaatcccaatttcaaattagtcccataaattttgtcaatttaaaatgagcccaaattactataggtcttaaTGCGGAACattcaaattaataacaaaaaatacaaacacaatcaaccaaacttaaaattggataaattaaaataaattctactagacctaaatttaatattttataatctaaGCCTAGTTTAATATGCACCACAATTGTCCTatgtccaaattaaacaattcaaattggccaagctcatatcaaatattcaaataatccaacaaatctCACCCACATTATGGGCCCCAAAATCcacatcaattaacaagcccacataaaaaaaatatatgatcaaaagaaacaatatttcaagcccaatccaataagctcaaataaataacaatttaacAATAGGCccaaatcaaaataaacaatatgcaattgatataatctaAATATCCTcaaattaatcaccaaatacaatatgtccacaaacccaaattaacaaatttcaaattaattcactaacaataaatgaaatcaaattatgtattaatctaccaacaacaaattaacccaaaatttcatattaattcaataatccaaatttcataaacaacaattactactaaaataaaataaaataacaacaataacaataataataataataataataataataataataataataataataacggaACGGATGAGATGGGAAGGGGGTTGCCGGCCGGAGCgagagaaaaaatagagaaaaaaaatgagggaagGAGAAAAGGAAATGGGAGGCTCGGCCacctaaaaaaaatggaaaagaaaagaaaaaaacaaaatccaaagggagaaatgagaagagagagaagatagAAGATATGAAAGCGTGGGTGTGTGGCCGACCTGGAAGGGAAGTGGAGTGTggggagagagaaggaaaaaaataaaatccatggGCGATGTGTGTCTTCGGGTGGAGAAAAGAGAGTAGAAGAATGAGGGGCCAAAGAATGGAGGTGGGGGCGGCAGAGAAAAGGGTGGAAAGAGAATAGAGGAGAAAAAACGGCAGAGAAGATAGAAGATATGAAagtgtgggggggggggggggggggggtgggggggaAGAATGGGAAGAGAGGAGGACCGAAGAATGGAGGTGGGGGCGGCAGAGAAAAGGGtggaaaataggaaaaagaagagagaaaagaggagaaaaagcggcggaggaaaaaggaaagagaagagaGGAGGAAAATCTTGGGACAAAATGATGgggggaaaggaaaggaaaaagaagagagaaaagaggagaaaaagcGGCAGAGGAAAATCTTGGGACAAAATGATGGGGGAAAGGAAAGTTGGTGGGTGGGGGGTGAAAGAacgggaagagagagaagaagagggtGGGGTGGTTGggaaagagagaggagagaggagagagaaaagaaaaaaataaataataaaataatagtaataataataataaaataaaagtattaataataaaataaaataaaatgatatataaaataataaaagttattaaaTGGTGAGTGAATCAATgactcaaaattaatgtaaagatAAAATTTGGACAAATTTTGAGGTTTACACATGTATTCATCTTTCAACAAccaaatctttcatttttttttcaaaaaagaaaaataaattaaagttttagggttaaatTACCTTACCTCAAATCCAAAAATCTAACAATTGAAACTAAAATATGACTTTATAGGAATGTTTCTCGTGTTGAATATAGTATTCTTCTAAAATTTGAGGCAAAACGAAGACCGTTTGATAGGTTCACTAACGTACCTAAGTTGATAGCCCTTTTTCTTCCGCTCCTAGTtgaccttttctttctttcttttattatttcagCCGACTACttcattctatatatatatatatatatatatatatatatattaatacaaCTTTAAAATACCATGCTTAtctcttttaataaattaaaccaCTATCCTTTATTTCATATTCCGCAATTATAAATTATActcaatttatgattttttgtcttacaaaaaatattattgtattcttaattaaatttactacaagcttgattttcaaaatatataatttgacTTTAATTATCTAAAACATTTTGACTTTAAAATTCACTTAGGACATGATTCTATtgactattaaaaaaatcaatttcataaaatctcttaaacataaaataatttttcgacaTACAAAAAGTTGAAATTCATAGTAATATTTAACCCCTtgattttatcaatatttattcatcaataaaaatttaagcattattctaaaacttagTTCTATCAATTATTTAGTCATTCAATTCATAATAGTTAAATTAATTCTCACAATATGCTTAATATTCAAATTGTCAAAATCTAATCTCAATTATttgatgattaattttttttttcaaatttaaatttaatttataaaagtctTACTTTTTACATATGACGTGGTAGAATTTTCaaactattaatttttctaaaatatctcATAATTAATATTAACACGTGGATCTTATCTATTCTTTTTAACCATTTGactaacaattttataaaaacttttctaatcCTGAAtcttaggtggtatttgtttttttacttaattctaaacagaaccttaatgcttaatagtattaaatattaggttgtttgtttttgtagtattttatttctattaagtattaaaaagtaaaaaaaccaatatgttattttttttatttagaaaaaactacatattttggttttttctatttagtaaaaagtttataataagtcatgaaaaagtagaaaaacaaacaacctaaattgctttcagcaaaaagccaaaaaaacaaacaccgccTTAGTGTCATTAAAAACCTGGGTATTACAAAACTAGAGATCACCTCTGCATCCGGCACTAGTGGTGCTCCACCCCATTACAAATGGCAACTCTCATCACATCACAAATGATTAATTATCATCAAAGATTAAGGACCTATAGTAACATAGTCTTATACACCTGCCAAAGAAAACTTCAGGCTTTATTAACGGAGTCCTCTCAAACTCATTGTGCTATTAAGCAAACACACATGGCTAGAAACCATAGTCATCCAACCACACATTTAAAATCAACAAGAGTATTTATTAAAGAGAGACCTAACTTTACTCAAGCTTTGTAACACACCTCCCATCACATTTCCATCCTTCTCCGGGACTTGCCTTCTCCATCTCTTCGTCTTTGCTTCCTTTGTCTTCTTCCAGTGCGCACTTGGGGTGGAGATCGAAATCACATTCTTCACAATAGAATGACCACAAGTGTCCCTGCTTCTCACACCCATCACATCCATAAACGCGACGCTTAGTGAGCACAAGCTCATGCTCTTCATGAAGGGCATGTTTCATCTTCTCAGGCCACCCCTTTGCCATCTCCTCATACTGCGCCTCGATCTCCTTTATATGTTCTTCAGTGAAAGGATAAGCATCAGCCCCATGAATCATAACAAGATTTCTGACTTCTGTTGTGACAGTCCGGCCAGTTGGCCCAATGGCTATGAGCGAGGGGATGCCATGGACCTTGAACGTGCGACTCAGGGAGGCCTTCCTTTTATCCCCAAACGGAAGTGCCAGCCATGGCATACCTGAAAAGAATTCATCGAAGGAGGTCTGGTCCTTGTCACTAGAGATGAAAATCACTTCGAATGCTTCATCCTTTGTCTTAATCTTCTGGTATGCTTCAATAAGTTTTGGTAGAAAAGCACGGCATGGGGGGCACCAATGTGCTGAGAAATATAGGAGGATGTTCTTCCCCACTAGATCAGACACGGGAATCTGAAACAAGAGCAATTTATCACTGATAACAAGCATAATGAGGGAGAGTATTGCTAACTGAAAAAAGGGACACAGGGCACCCTGTTGCATCGAACAACATCACCTTTTAACCAAGATCCAAAAACAGATGTTCACGCATCTACTGAAAGCAGATCTTACCTTGACTCCATCTTTCCCTATCACAAAGTCTCTGTCCCCTGAAACCAAAATTGACTCCAGTGTCTGTGCTTCCCGTTTTGCCTTCTCAATCTCCTCAAGCTCTGCAAACTTCTCTGGGGTAAAAGGATAAGCTTCCACTCCATACTCTTGTATGATCTCAACCCCATCTTCGCTCAAAACCTTGCCAGATTCATCAAGCATCACAAGGTTTGGAATCCCCATCACCTTGAACAGTTCATTCAACTGATCTCGTGCATCTGAATCAGAAAATGGGATTGCGAGCCAAGGCATCTTGGAGAAATATCCATTGAACGACTCATCATCATTATCACCTGAAACAAAGATGATTTCAAAATCATCGTTGGAGGAGAGTTCATTGTAGGCCTCAACTAATTTAGGGGTGAACCGTTGACATGGCCCACACCATGATGCTGAAAAATATAGCCAAATTTTCTTCCCCTTCAAACTCTCAACTTTAACCTGCAAAACACAGAATTTAGGCCCATTAAACCCTTTGCTGCTCAAAACTGTTAACAATAGTTACGACTCTTGGTTAATTGGGTCCGGCTTCTTTTTCCCCCCTCAATCAGAACCTGTTTCAGCTCCTTTTTCATTAGAAACGCATAGTTCCTTTCAAGCTTTCTTTTACGGTAGAATAAAAACAGAGAAGATGGGAAATACCTGGTGGCCATTGTTGCGGACAAGAAAGTCCCGATCCTCTCTTGTGAGAAGCGAAACCAAATCGTGAGCAACGCCATCAACGTTTTCGCTATCCATGTCTTCTGATTTTGATCACAATTTTTTAGCCTGTGCCTTTGCACTTTGGTGCCCAGCTTTTATAGCAGCTAAGTCGACTAGGGTTAAGCTAACCATCCTTGAGGGTGAAGAAAACCAAAGTCGACGTTGGTGGTGTACGTCAGATGCCCAACATCAGCGTGGGCCGCGGTCCCCTCTAGGGAAAAAGACATAAGTTGCGTGGCTGCATATCGTATGATTGTACTAAGATTCTCAAAGTTTAGATAAGGAGATAAGTATTGAAGAAAGACGTGTTTTTCATCCGACCTCATGAGCTCGTATTCCTGGTGATAAAGACCCACAGTCTCTCTTTCACCTGATTAGACCCCCATTAAAAcataaatgaaaagaataaacTGAGAATCATCTTGGAAGATGCCCATGAAAAGTGGCACGAACTTATTTAATTGCTCTCatggaataagaataaaaagattGTAAGTTAATAGTTTATAGTTCTTTTACTCAAATAATTGAGCTTAAATTGAGCATAATGCTACGTACCTTGTTAgcataaattttcatttcttaataattaaacaaagatATTTTTTGCTTGAAAAAACTTGAGCATGATCTATGCAAGAAcacaaaaatttaaagatatgACTCTGTTCTCTAACCTTGGATAATATAGAATACACACATGTTTTACTGCCCCAGGTAAATCTTTATGATCTAAGGAGGAATTCCGAGCGAAGTACCTTTCACTCGGCTTTGGCTGGAGCAATGAGAGTGGTTAGGGAAAGTTGATGGAATCTCACATCTCTCCTTGACTTATAGTTGGTTTTGACCATGAACCTTGGATGgaaaattttggtataaaagtgaaaaaaaatcattgtttcAAAAACCTCATCGTGTCAGCATCCTTTCCTGGTGGGGAATTGAACCTGGGACTCATGGTTAAAAAAATGAGTAGTACACCACTATACTAAACAACATTAAATTAATGTCTTGGTAAATATCTATAGAtctgtttttttaaatttttatcacaTAAAACATTtagacaaatataaatatttatatctactattatttttataataatgattaattataagcatgaaaataatataaattaatcaatataataatttattaaaatataaattatatatttatgatgtcatttATTTGATCGCGATTTGACCATTGCTTCGATCAGTGAATCGGTAACTTTTTCGATTTAATGTCTAGtccgattttgaaaacattgagaAAAAACTCACTCTTATGGATTTTTTATCAccttactttatttattttttcttatttttagttttaggaGTAGGAGTAGGAGTAGGATTAacttagtttagtttaattttagttttagttgtaatatttaatttttatataatctttcattattaattttcattgtaatgagcttttaatttttagttaatttcaatttcaaagtttagttttaatttctagCTTTCTTATGGTTTGAGtttctagaaattttatttctttgcaCCTTTGCTTTCTTCTAGACTTTacatttctttcttgccttCAATTTCATCGTGTTTAGCACCAAGGGATAAGTGTGTAGACCCCTTAAAAGACTAAGGGTTTTTTCAGTTGGTTTGAGGGACCACTCGGGtgattttttttgaagtgaggAAGGGGACCCCTTTTCTGCCATGAAGGAGCTGCATTGGACGCGTGGACACGGCAAGAGGTAGGGGTGACCATGCTGGTTGTTAAGGAGCCCATGCTTGCTAATGGGTGAACAACAGAGATGGTAATGGCTTGCCAAGGAAGACAGGAACAAGAGGTTTGAGAGGgatttttttagagagagaggagaggtATCGAAAAGGGGGAGAGGACTCTTTTCATGGTGGCCGTGATAGAGACTCGGAGCTGGGGGGGAAAGGAGTTTTACTGATCTGGGAGGAAGAGAAAATACAGGAAGCTGAGTAAGCACTGCCTGAGAAGCTCAGGTATGGCCAACAtggatttctttgttttggattttcttcatcttccttCTCTATTATTGCTGTAATTTTGTTATAGTTGATTCTGGTCACAGTCCCTGGAGTTTTGTTTGAGCATGAACTGTCTCTGTTGCAGTTTTCTTATAAAATGTCTAAATCATGCCTGGGTCCTAGTCTAAAATATATTGATCTCACTCGCCTGCGTTTAAGTACATTGATTGTAATATGAAACGTGGCTTTTCGCTggttcattttatttcattcttttatgcTCTGTTTTTTGTTATCTTCCCCTGTTCCGGGCACCCATCCATGGCATACACCAAATTTCCTATCCTTACATGGAAAGGTAAGGCACCGTGTGAAACACGCTCTCAGTCTGTGGGGTATGTAGATCTGCATTCATGAGTCGGTCATGCCATGGTATCGAGTTCTCCTTTATTGAGGGTAAACAGAGTTGGTGTCGCCAAGTGGGGATGGGAAGGATATGTTGCTAACAGAGCAGCCCAAGAAATGTTTCTTCATCTAAGAACGAAATCATTCGTTGGAAAGTGTATCAATGATCTCCGCTGCTGTCTGTTTAGACACAATATGGAACGCCTGGTGGCGTAGATATTGACAAGGTGACCGAGCACCTATGTGCAAACTACGGACGTACCAGATTTGAAAAATCCAGCATGGATTTCTCTAGAGAATGCATGATGCGCCTGTAGACATTTCTGGGAATTTCTGGCAGGTCCAGAGTCGATATTAACAACCCTCTAGCACTCTTAATTAGAGAACACTAAGGTCCAATTCGACTCTCCATGCAATGAGTAGCCTCTCTGATGCTTATGAAGATCATCTTCTGGGTACCGAACTCGCTGAAACCTGTTTCGGAGCTGGACGATGGTCCTTGCATAGGGTCACACTTGGAGAATCTAAGTTCAGAGAGCCATTCTTCAAGCAGTGTTCAAAAAATCGGCCGAGTCCGGTACGACTCGGCCGAGTCGTATCCGCCTCGAAGTGGACCGCGACGAGTCCGATACCTGATACCTAGACTCGGCCTGAATCGGTTGGACTCGGATGAGTCGACCGATATTCCGAGTTAACTCGGTTAACTCGAGGAAAAAATTCAATAGATTCTCTGGAAAAAGCCCCACAACAAATCTTGATTTTTCAGAGAAATCAGAGATTCCTCTGCAAAAGAAAACCTATGAAAcctatgaaatttaaaaaaaacccgtgaagatttgaaagaaaCCTGTGAGTCCGTGACCCTTTCAAAAGCTTTTAAAAAGAGGCTCAGTTGAAGAAATCCACCATTGCCGGAGTCTATAATCTTCATCTTTGGTGCGGTGCTTGGTGGAACCGTGGAAGGTAGCAGATCGTACCACGAGAGGCTGCGTCTTCGTGGTTTGGGGAAGAAGACAGAGGGCTGCCGACTGCATTAGTGCATCAGAGCATCTTCGTGGTGTTGctgtgttggggaagaagaagaagagggcaaAACGAGTGTTGCTGTGTAGGGGCTGTTGTTgttttggggaagaagaagaaaggggcAAAACACGGTGTTGCTGACTTGTtgggaaagaagaagaaacagaggcAGGGGGTTAGGGCAGCCTGGGCAGGAGGTCTCCTGTTTGACCGTAGgtaataaattcatataaacttatattgaataatttaattcaattataaaataggtTAGAAGCAGATAGATTTCTGATACTTTTATTACTTGATTTAATAGGATTTAGTCCTGCAAATCTGAATGGAAGTCAATATTCctaatttatatgatatattattcctttttaatttaatatatgtaatctctatatataattaaatattattgctatatataatttgttattcatttttaaatattattgccatatatcttataaactaaataagatataattaatcattttaaattatttcatgaattttttaatttttaaaaataattttgaaattaaaaaaccaatctaattaattacatataaaataattttttttataatattatattgataattcaattctaaatgagtacatggaatgaaaattttgactcatttttaaaaagttaaactttattaattattcaatttaaataaaatattatgaaaaattattagtttaaatatttattattaatttttaacccaaaaaatgataaagatgttaatatttttatgtttctaacatatgctaaaatagtattttttttttataaaaataaaataaaattaacctataattttatttaatatcatatatataatatgttattccttttcaaattaatatatataatctttatatatggtttaatatgttgctatatataatctattatttcttttcaaatactaaataagacataattaatattttaaattatttcatgaattttttaatttttaaaaataattttgaaattaaaaaaccaatctaattaattacatataaaatattttttttataatattatgttgataatttaattctaaatgagtacatggaatgaaaattttgactcatttttaaaaagttaaactttattaattattcaatttaaataaaatattatgaaaaattattagtttaaatatttattattaatttttaacccaaaaaatgataaagatgttagtatttttatgtttctaacatatgctaaaatagtatttttttttataaaaataaaataaaattaacctataattttatttaatatcatatatataatatgttattccttttcaaattaatatatataatctttatatatggtttaatatgttgctatatataatctattatttcttttcaaatactaaataagacataattaataattttaaattatttcatgaattttttaatttttaaaaataattttgaaattaaaaaaccaatctaattaattacatataaaataaattttttttataatattatgttgataattcaattctaaatgagtacatggaatgaaaattttgactcatttttaaaaagttaaactttattaattattcaatttaaataaaatattatgaaaattattagtttaaatatttattattattttttaacccaaaaaatgataaagatgttaatatttttatatttctaacatacgctaaaatagtattttttttataaaaataaaataaaataaacctatgattttattataacatcatatatataatatgttattccttttcaaattaatatatatactctctatatatggtttaatattgttactatatataatctattatttcttttcaaatattgttcctatatgtcttataaactaaataaaacataattaataattttaaattatttcatgaatttttaaatttttaaaaatataatgtacaagaaattgtcttgaatactttaaaaatatcactcaattttctattagtataaataaatttagattatattagtgacaaaaaaatttcctattACTCAATTACATTAATAttatattgcaaaattaaattactatacaaaattaatcattattgaaatttttttcttcaaataatcataaatgatttaataatacggaatgaagggtatgcatttacatggtcaattacattgattttaatttaaaaaaatataaataagtggaaaacgaaagatgatgaacttaggtgagatcgtgtttattgcttttttagtacaatttatttttatatggcaacaatatgaaacatataagtgagtggaaaattgaatattataattcttatataaatgtgtttatatatattcaatttgaaaagtaaattgttttccttttatacatggttaggttaaaatttcaaaat is a genomic window of Vitis riparia cultivar Riparia Gloire de Montpellier isolate 1030 chromosome 1, EGFV_Vit.rip_1.0, whole genome shotgun sequence containing:
- the LOC117916806 gene encoding probable nucleoredoxin 1, coding for MDSENVDGVAHDLVSLLTREDRDFLVRNNGHQVKVESLKGKKIWLYFSASWCGPCQRFTPKLVEAYNELSSNDDFEIIFVSGDNDDESFNGYFSKMPWLAIPFSDSDARDQLNELFKVMGIPNLVMLDESGKVLSEDGVEIIQEYGVEAYPFTPEKFAELEEIEKAKREAQTLESILVSGDRDFVIGKDGVKIPVSDLVGKNILLYFSAHWCPPCRAFLPKLIEAYQKIKTKDEAFEVIFISSDKDQTSFDEFFSGMPWLALPFGDKRKASLSRTFKVHGIPSLIAIGPTGRTVTTEVRNLVMIHGADAYPFTEEHIKEIEAQYEEMAKGWPEKMKHALHEEHELVLTKRRVYGCDGCEKQGHLWSFYCEECDFDLHPKCALEEDKGSKDEEMEKASPGEGWKCDGRCVTKLE